The window GGGCCGCCCTGTCATCGTGGTGGGCAATGTGATTGCCGGAGGCGCCGGCAAGACCCCCGTAGTCATCGCACTCGTCAAACACCTGCAGGCGCGTGGCCTGCGCCCGGGCGTGATCTCGCGCGGCTACGGCCGCAGTGCACAAGACTGCCGTGCCGTGCAGCCCGACAGCCCCGCCAGCGAGGTGGGCGACGAACCTGCCCTGATTGCCCGCAGCGTGGCGGATGGCGGCACGGTGCCTGTGTTTGTGGCCCCACGCCGCATCACCGCCGCACGTGCGCTGCTGGCGGCCTACCCTGATACCGATGTGATCGTCTGCGACGACGGCTTGCAGCACCTGGCACTGCAGCGGGACCTGGAGATCTGCATCTTCAATGACCAAGGCATTGGCAACGGTTTTCTGCTGCCCGCAGGCCCGCTGCGGGAGCCCTGGCCCCGCGCCGTGGATATGGTGCTGCACGCGGGCAGTGCGCCGCCCTGTGGAACGACGGCACCTGCGTATGCGCTTCAACGCAGCCTCGCGCCCTACGCCCTGCAGTCGGACGGCCGCCAGGTGCCGCTGGCCGACCTGCAAGGGCAACCGCTGCATGCGGTGGCGGCAGTGGCCAGGCCCGGTGACTTCTTTGCCATGCTGCGTGCCCAAGGTCTGACCCTGGAACGCACCGAGGCGCTGTCCGATCACTATGATTTTGATAGCTGGCGGCGTAAATCCGACCAGCACTTGCAGCTTGTTTGCACTGAAAAAGACGCCGTGAAGCTCTGGGGCCATCACCCGGACGCACTGGCTGTGCCGTTGGCCGTAAGGCTGGCACCTTCCTTTTTTGACGCGCTGAATGGCTGGTTGGCCCAGCTCGTCCCTGGAGCCGAGACCGCAAAGCCGCCGCTATCATCGCCCCCTGCCTGAACGAATCCCCCCGGAAAGCCCCTCCCCATGGACCCGAAACTGCTTGAACTGCTGGTCTGCCCCGTCACCAAGGGCCCCCTGACTTACGACCGCGAGGCGCAGGAACTCATCTCGCGCAGCGCGCGCCTGGCCTACCCGGTGCGCGATGGAATCCCGGTGCTGCTGGAGAACGAAGCCCGCACGCTGACCGACGAGGAACTGGAGCGGTGAACGCCCACGCTGCCACCGCAAGCCCCTTCACGGTGCTGATCCCGGCCCGCATGGCATCGAGCCGCCTGCCGGACAAGCCGCTGGCCGACATTGCCGGCCTGCCCATGGTGGTGCGCGTGGCCCAACGTGCCGCACAGAGCGGCGCAACCCGCGTGGTGGTAGCTGCGGACGACGCCCGTATCCTGCAAGCCTGCGCGGCCCATGGCGTACACGCTGTCATGACCCGGGCCGACCATGCCAGCGGCAGCGACCGGCTGGCCGAAGCGTGCGTGCAACTGGGGCTGGACGGCGACGACATCGTGGTCAACGTGCAAGGCGACGAGCCGCTGATAGACCCCGCGCTCATCAACGACGTGGCCGCTTTGCTGCAAGACCGCGAAGGCCAACGCCCCGAAGCCAGCATGGGCACCGCCGCCCATGCCATCGCGTCCTTGGCCGACTACACCAACCCCAATGTGGTGAAGGTGGTGCTGGACGCCCGGGGTCTGGCCCACTACTTCAGCCGTGCACCCATCCCTTTTGGGCGCGACCACGCGGGCACGGCCTGGTGGCAAGGCGCGGCGCAGGCCGCCCAGCCCGGTGTGGCGGCGCTGCAAGGTTTTGCGCCGCTGCGGCATGTGGGCATCTACAGCTATCGCGCCGGGTTCCTCCGGCAGTTTCCGCAACTGGCGCCCGCACCGACCGAGGCAGTCGAGGCGCTGGAACAGCTTCGCGCACTCTGGCACGGTCACCGCATTGCCGTGCACGTGGCGGACGTGGCGCCGGGCCCGGGCGTGGACACGCCTGAGGACCTGGAACGGGTGCGCGCACTGCTCTGCTGATCGTTCTCAGGCTCTTGGCGGTGCGCACTTGGGGCGCGCTTTGCACGCATGGGGGGACGCCTGGCGGCCAGGTGGGGGCGCCGACCTAGAAACGGTCACCCCTGTAAGTCAGCGCAAGGCGGTCACATGCTATCCTCAACTGTAACGAGAGCACCGCATCCCGGGCGCACAGAACGGCTTCAGGCGCCCTTCGAACGTCCCCGCCAGCGGCGCCACCCGATTTCTAACCTTCGAGGACATCCATGAGACTGATTCTGTTGGGCGCGCCTGGCGCCGGAAAGGGCACGCAAGCCACGTTCATCTGCCAGAAGTACGGCATCCCGCAAATCTCCACCGGCGACATGCTGCGTGCCGCCGTCAAGGCCGGCACTCCCCTGGGCCTGCAGGCCAAGGCCGTGATGGATTCGGGCGCCCTGGTCAGTGACGACATCATCATCGGTCTGGTCAAGGAACGCATCACGCAGCCCGACTGCGCCAAGGGCTTCCTCTTCGACGGCTTCCCCCGCACCATCCCCCAGGCCGACGCCATGAAGGCGGCAGGCGTCAAGCTCGACTACGTGCTCGAAATCGACGTACCCTTTGACGCCATCATCGAACGCATGAGCGGCCGCCGCTCGCACCCCGCCAGTGGCCGCACCTACCACGTCAAGTTCAACCCCCCCAAGGTCGAAGGCAAGGACGACATCACGGGCGAAGAGCTGATCCAGCGCGAGGACGACAAGGAAGAAACCGTCAAGAAGCGCCTGCAGGTCTATAGCGACCAGACGCGTCCCCTGGTGGACTACTACAGCAGCTGGGCCCAAGCCGAACCCGCCGCAGCGCCCAAGTACCGCGCCATCAGTGGCACGGGCAGCGTGGACGAGATCACCGCGCGCGCGCTGCAGGCGCTGGCCAGCTGATCGATTGAGCCACACGCCAGCCGCCTGACGCAGACTCGGGCGGGCAATGCCCATCAAGCGACGCTCCACACCGGGGTGTCGCTTTTTTCATGGTGAATCAATAAAGGGCGGAAACAGTGCCGCCAGCGTCGTGCCCCAGGGCAGGCGCGAACGCAGCCGCCACGCCGACTACCCTGCCCCGCTCAGGCAGGACTGGAGCGCAAGCCATAGGCCTTGCTGCCCACAAACAGGTACTCGGCGAGCAGCACCGCCGCACCCTTCTCATCCCGCGAGGTAAACCCAACAACGGACAGCGCAGCGCCCGGCTTGATCTCCGGCACCTGCCAGGCCTGCAGGCGGGTCAGGGGCGCTAGCTCGATCTCCCAGACGCGGTCCTTGCGGGTGGGCAGCACAGTCTTGGCCAGCAACGCACGCCCATCCACGGGCGCAGTCTGAGCGGGCACTGCTCGCTGCGCAAGGTCTGCAGGCAATTGGAGCGCGGCGGATAGCTCCAGCTCCAGCTCCGCATGCGGGTTCTGCCAGCGTACCTTGCTCACGGTGCCCTCCAGATACAGCGGCCGATCTGCATCAAAGCTGCTCCAGCCATGGTGTGCATGCACCCCCAAAGGCAAGGCACTCGCGGCGATCAGCACATGGCGGCGTTGCAGGCTCATACAGGCTCCTGATGAACAAAGGGGCAAATGTCAAACGTACGCGATCCAGCGGCCACAGGCCACCACCGCCAGCCACACCAGCATGGAGGCCAGCATTTGCCAACGCGACAAACCATCCAGGCGCGTGAGCGAACCGCGTGCATGAAACCACGCCGCATTGCAGCCCGCAAGCATTAACAACAGCATCTTCCAGATAAAGGCCCGGTTGCTGATCAACTCCATGGGTTGGGTGGCAAACATCAACAGACCCGACGCCGCCGCCAGCCCAAAGCCGCACAGCGCCAGACTCAAGCTCAGCCGGGCCAGTTCTTTGACCGGCAAGGCCGCACCGCGCCCAAACACCCTCAACTCCAACACAACGAGATTGCCGAGCAACAGCGCAATGCCCACGATGTGTACGACTTCGAGCGCGGGGTAAGCCCAGGCGTAAGTCTTGAGGGCAGTGAACACGGTGCGCAACCCTTCCTGCTCAATCCATCCGCAGCAAATCAAGGATCAAGGCAACCCGCGCCTTGACGGGTGACAGACCTTGCGAGGCAGGCAGCGCGTCTCCGGGCTTGGGCAGCACCTGCCCCTCGGCGCAGCGGGTCGAGCGCACCACCCGCACCCCAGCGGTCTGTGCACGCAGCAAGGCCGCCTCCAGATCATGGCGAATCGTGCCATTGCCAGTGCAGGCCACCACCAAGCCCTGCACCCCCTCGCGCACAAGGGCGTCCACCGCCCTGCCCGACGCACCTGCATGGTTCATGATCACTTCCACCCAGGGCCAGGCAGCAGCATTTACTACACTATTCATAGCGCCATAGGCTTGATTTTCAAGCACTACGGGCCCATTGAATGCCCAACGAACGGTTCCCTCTTCGACCCAGCCCAAAGCGCCAGCCTCCCCGGAGCCGAAAGCATTGACGCGATAGGGATGCACTTTTTGCACATGGCGAGCGCCATGCACATCACCCGCAGCAACTGCCAGCACACCCATCGACCCCGGTGCCAGCGCTACGGCCACCGCGTCCAGCAGGTTCTGGGGACCATCGGGGGTCAGGGCGGTGGCGGGCCGCATGGCGCAGGTCAGCACCACGGGTTTGCGCGCATCCAGCACTTCGTGCAAAAACCAGGCCGTCTCTTCCAGGGTGTCCGTGCCGTGGGTGATGACCACACCCCGCACCTCCGGGTCGTTCAGATGGTGGGCGCATCGCAGTGCCAATGTGCGCCAAACCTCGCAATCCATGTCCTTGCTGTCGATCTGGGCCACTTGCTCTGCCACCAAGCCGCCGTCTGCCAGCGCCTGCAAGCCGGGCACCGCATTCAGCAGTTGCTCCACCCCTACCTGCGCAGCGGTGTAGCCGATGTTGTCCCCCGCCTGTGCCGAGGTACCAGCAATCGTGCCCCCCGTGCCCAAAACCACAATTTTTTGCCCACTCACTTGCGTACTCCGAAAAACTGGTGAAAAATACAGTTACTGGATTAAAAAACAGTTGTCCATCACTGTAACCGTCTGCACCGGAAACCACCATGCTCGACAACCCCAAACTCACCGCCCGCCAGCAGCAGATTCTGGACCTCATCCAGACCGCCATCGCACGCACCGGCGCGCCCCCCACCCGCGCAGAAATCGCGGCCGAGCTGGGTTTCAAATCGGCCAATGCGGCTGAAGAACACCTGCAGGCCCTGGCCCGCAAAGGCGTGATCGAACTGGTCAGCGGCACATCGCGGGGCATCCGCCTGCGTGGCGACACGGTACGCTCCATCAACGCCGCACGTGGCAACCAGTTCAGCCTGCCCATCCCGGGCCTGTCGCAGCTGGTCTTGCCCCTGGTAGGACGGGTGGCAGCGGGGTCACCCATTCTCGCGCAGGAACACGTGGACCAGACCTACAGCGTGGAGAACAGCCTCTTCCAGCACAAGCCCGATTACCTGCTCAAGGTGCGTGGAATGTCCATGCGCGACGTCGGCATCATGGACGGGGACTTGCTCGCGGTGCAGTCCACCCGTGAGGCTCGCAACGGCCAGATCATCGTGGCCCGCCTGGGTGACGATGTCACCGTCAAGCGACTGCGCCGCACAGCGACTGCCATCGAATTACTGCCCGAGAACCCCGACTATCCAGTGATCGTGGTGCAGCCTGGCGAACCCTTCGAAATTGAAGGCTTGGCAGTGGGACTTATCCGCAACACCATGCTCATGTAGCACATATCCACAGGGCCACACCGTGGGTGGCGGGCGTTTGACGTACAGATCATCGTGGTCGGTACATCAGCCCTGCGGTGCAGGTCCCGTTGAACGCCAAGGCCTCTCAAGCAAGACTTGATTG of the Acidovorax sp. 107 genome contains:
- the lpxK gene encoding tetraacyldisaccharide 4'-kinase produces the protein MAAFGPQSPRTSAPQASPPKAEQRLQNIWQSRGPAAWALWPISLMYGALVALRRWLYRRGWLRSEHPGRPVIVVGNVIAGGAGKTPVVIALVKHLQARGLRPGVISRGYGRSAQDCRAVQPDSPASEVGDEPALIARSVADGGTVPVFVAPRRITAARALLAAYPDTDVIVCDDGLQHLALQRDLEICIFNDQGIGNGFLLPAGPLREPWPRAVDMVLHAGSAPPCGTTAPAYALQRSLAPYALQSDGRQVPLADLQGQPLHAVAAVARPGDFFAMLRAQGLTLERTEALSDHYDFDSWRRKSDQHLQLVCTEKDAVKLWGHHPDALAVPLAVRLAPSFFDALNGWLAQLVPGAETAKPPLSSPPA
- a CDS encoding Trm112 family protein; protein product: MDPKLLELLVCPVTKGPLTYDREAQELISRSARLAYPVRDGIPVLLENEARTLTDEELER
- the kdsB gene encoding 3-deoxy-manno-octulosonate cytidylyltransferase, producing MNAHAATASPFTVLIPARMASSRLPDKPLADIAGLPMVVRVAQRAAQSGATRVVVAADDARILQACAAHGVHAVMTRADHASGSDRLAEACVQLGLDGDDIVVNVQGDEPLIDPALINDVAALLQDREGQRPEASMGTAAHAIASLADYTNPNVVKVVLDARGLAHYFSRAPIPFGRDHAGTAWWQGAAQAAQPGVAALQGFAPLRHVGIYSYRAGFLRQFPQLAPAPTEAVEALEQLRALWHGHRIAVHVADVAPGPGVDTPEDLERVRALLC
- the adk gene encoding adenylate kinase, yielding MRLILLGAPGAGKGTQATFICQKYGIPQISTGDMLRAAVKAGTPLGLQAKAVMDSGALVSDDIIIGLVKERITQPDCAKGFLFDGFPRTIPQADAMKAAGVKLDYVLEIDVPFDAIIERMSGRRSHPASGRTYHVKFNPPKVEGKDDITGEELIQREDDKEETVKKRLQVYSDQTRPLVDYYSSWAQAEPAAAPKYRAISGTGSVDEITARALQALAS
- a CDS encoding DUF6152 family protein, which produces MSLQRRHVLIAASALPLGVHAHHGWSSFDADRPLYLEGTVSKVRWQNPHAELELELSAALQLPADLAQRAVPAQTAPVDGRALLAKTVLPTRKDRVWEIELAPLTRLQAWQVPEIKPGAALSVVGFTSRDEKGAAVLLAEYLFVGSKAYGLRSSPA
- a CDS encoding asparaginase, translated to MSGQKIVVLGTGGTIAGTSAQAGDNIGYTAAQVGVEQLLNAVPGLQALADGGLVAEQVAQIDSKDMDCEVWRTLALRCAHHLNDPEVRGVVITHGTDTLEETAWFLHEVLDARKPVVLTCAMRPATALTPDGPQNLLDAVAVALAPGSMGVLAVAAGDVHGARHVQKVHPYRVNAFGSGEAGALGWVEEGTVRWAFNGPVVLENQAYGAMNSVVNAAAWPWVEVIMNHAGASGRAVDALVREGVQGLVVACTGNGTIRHDLEAALLRAQTAGVRVVRSTRCAEGQVLPKPGDALPASQGLSPVKARVALILDLLRMD
- the lexA gene encoding transcriptional repressor LexA produces the protein MLDNPKLTARQQQILDLIQTAIARTGAPPTRAEIAAELGFKSANAAEEHLQALARKGVIELVSGTSRGIRLRGDTVRSINAARGNQFSLPIPGLSQLVLPLVGRVAAGSPILAQEHVDQTYSVENSLFQHKPDYLLKVRGMSMRDVGIMDGDLLAVQSTREARNGQIIVARLGDDVTVKRLRRTATAIELLPENPDYPVIVVQPGEPFEIEGLAVGLIRNTMLM